The following are from one region of the Methylophilus sp. DW102 genome:
- a CDS encoding YfhL family 4Fe-4S dicluster ferredoxin yields MALFITDECINCDVCEPVCPNEAISQGAEIYEINPDLCTECVGHYDKPQCQQVCPISCIPLDPERRETKEQLLEKYQRIVATRG; encoded by the coding sequence ATGGCTTTATTTATTACCGATGAATGTATTAACTGCGATGTATGCGAGCCCGTGTGCCCGAATGAAGCCATCTCGCAAGGCGCAGAAATTTATGAAATCAACCCCGACTTGTGTACCGAGTGCGTCGGCCATTACGATAAACCGCAATGTCAGCAGGTCTGCCCGATCAGCTGCATTCCGCTAGACCCTGAGCGGCGCGAAACCAAGGAGCAATTGCTGGAGAAATATCAGCGCATTGTTGCCACGCGGGGTTAA
- the ppc gene encoding phosphoenolpyruvate carboxylase, producing the protein MIKKLAADAMLTAEMRLSNNIQLLGDLLDQAILEVEGEAVAQKIAAIRQAALRFHQNHDQQASLDLEQLLADLSLEHTVRVVRALAYFKHLVNLAEDLYGQELGHCQQNTPAPGMLSHTLAQIKASGIAPQKIQQLLQDALISPVLTAHPTEVQRKSVLDIEQLIAELLGQRGHMVSERQLARNKLLLQGAVSALWQTRMMRYSKLSVLNEIENALTYYESTFLHVIPEILQDIERDLADWLPGMDLPGILRMGSWIGGDRDGNPFVNGTTLRDSVRLQATTLFKFYLQELAALKRELAVSTRVVGVDDAVLALAKASRDQSSHRLDEPYRLALNGVHDRLLVTASHLLPDASWSLPEEVGNEPYEDPEALLHPLQTIADSLRRHHGEALIYPRLGKLIKAIVTFGFHLATVDIRQSSDVHEAVISELLHKAGYDFDYASFNEEEKIGLLLEELKQPRLLFSPFQQYSELVHKEIGVLEAVREVRQRFGEHAVRQYIISHTETLSDLLEVALLQREAGLLRGVWGSANIQVDLNIVPLFETIADLRDAPMIMGKWLSLIGIRHVIRFQGNEQEVMLGYSDSNKDGGFLTSNWELYKAEISLVELFNQANVKLRLFHGRGGTVGRGGGPTYQAIMAQPIGTVDGQIRLTEQGEIISTRYADPVVGRQHLETLIAATLDATLFPADQLEPAKRRAFESVMEALSATAMTSYRSLVYETPGFADYFFNTTPIEEIAGLNLGSRPAARKSTRRIEDLRAIPWGFSWGQCRLLLPGWYGLGSAIHQFLAHDPALKQARLEMLLEMQAHWPLFNTLINNVDMVLAKTDLIVARHYAHLLADKALREEIFSRIAHEHKLTTDAVNLLLGTTQRLATQPVIAKSIRDRLPYLDPLNHLQVEMIQRYRNGETDEKLKWAIPLTINGIATSLRNTG; encoded by the coding sequence ATGATAAAAAAACTTGCAGCCGACGCCATGCTAACGGCGGAAATGCGGCTGTCCAACAATATTCAGTTGTTAGGTGATTTACTTGATCAGGCCATTCTGGAGGTGGAGGGCGAAGCGGTTGCGCAGAAAATTGCCGCCATCCGGCAAGCCGCATTGCGTTTTCACCAGAATCATGACCAGCAGGCTTCGTTAGATCTTGAGCAGTTGCTCGCTGACCTGAGTCTGGAGCATACGGTGCGCGTGGTACGTGCACTGGCTTATTTCAAACATCTGGTGAATTTGGCCGAAGATCTTTACGGACAGGAACTCGGCCATTGCCAGCAAAATACACCTGCGCCTGGCATGCTGTCGCACACGCTGGCACAAATCAAGGCCTCTGGCATCGCGCCGCAAAAAATCCAGCAACTGTTGCAGGACGCGTTGATCTCACCGGTACTGACCGCGCATCCGACCGAGGTGCAGCGTAAAAGTGTGCTGGACATTGAGCAGCTGATTGCGGAGTTGCTGGGGCAGCGTGGGCACATGGTGTCTGAGCGCCAACTGGCGCGCAACAAGCTGTTATTGCAAGGCGCGGTGTCGGCCTTGTGGCAAACCCGCATGATGCGCTACTCCAAGCTCAGTGTGCTCAATGAGATTGAAAACGCACTGACCTATTACGAAAGTACCTTCTTACATGTGATCCCTGAAATCCTGCAGGATATCGAGCGCGACCTGGCAGATTGGCTGCCCGGCATGGACTTGCCAGGTATTTTGCGCATGGGTAGCTGGATTGGTGGCGACCGTGACGGCAATCCGTTCGTGAATGGCACCACCTTGCGCGATAGTGTGCGCCTGCAGGCCACCACCTTGTTCAAGTTCTATCTGCAAGAGCTGGCTGCGCTCAAGCGCGAGCTGGCTGTGTCCACGCGCGTGGTTGGTGTGGATGACGCAGTGTTGGCCTTGGCGAAAGCTTCGCGCGACCAGTCATCGCATCGCCTGGATGAACCCTACCGGCTCGCGCTCAATGGCGTGCATGACCGTTTGCTGGTGACCGCCAGCCATTTGCTACCCGATGCCAGCTGGAGTTTGCCGGAAGAGGTCGGCAACGAGCCTTACGAAGATCCTGAGGCCTTGCTGCACCCCTTGCAGACTATTGCCGACTCTTTGCGCCGTCACCATGGCGAGGCCTTGATTTATCCGCGGCTGGGCAAGTTGATTAAAGCCATAGTCACGTTTGGGTTTCATTTGGCCACCGTGGATATCCGCCAGTCCTCTGACGTGCATGAAGCGGTGATTAGCGAGCTGTTACATAAGGCGGGCTACGATTTTGACTACGCCAGTTTTAACGAGGAAGAGAAAATAGGCCTTTTGCTCGAAGAACTGAAGCAACCGCGCCTGCTGTTTTCGCCTTTCCAGCAATATTCCGAGCTGGTGCACAAGGAAATCGGCGTGCTGGAAGCGGTGCGTGAGGTGCGCCAGCGCTTTGGTGAGCATGCCGTACGCCAGTATATTATTTCGCACACTGAAACCTTGTCTGACCTGCTGGAAGTGGCCTTGCTACAACGTGAGGCTGGTTTGCTGCGCGGCGTGTGGGGCTCGGCCAATATCCAGGTCGATCTGAATATCGTGCCGCTGTTTGAAACCATCGCCGACTTGCGCGATGCGCCCATGATCATGGGCAAATGGTTGAGTCTGATCGGCATCCGCCATGTGATCCGTTTCCAGGGCAATGAGCAGGAAGTCATGCTGGGCTATTCGGACAGCAACAAGGATGGCGGTTTTTTGACCTCAAACTGGGAGCTGTATAAAGCGGAAATTTCGCTGGTGGAACTGTTTAACCAGGCCAACGTCAAGTTGCGCCTGTTCCATGGCCGTGGCGGCACGGTTGGCCGTGGCGGCGGTCCGACCTATCAGGCCATCATGGCGCAACCTATCGGCACCGTCGATGGCCAGATTCGCCTGACCGAACAGGGCGAAATCATCTCCACGCGTTATGCAGACCCGGTGGTCGGCCGCCAGCATCTGGAAACCCTGATTGCGGCGACGCTGGATGCTACCTTGTTCCCGGCCGACCAGCTGGAGCCCGCCAAACGGCGTGCGTTTGAAAGCGTGATGGAAGCCCTCTCAGCCACCGCGATGACCAGCTACCGTAGCCTGGTTTATGAAACTCCTGGCTTTGCCGATTACTTTTTCAATACCACGCCGATTGAGGAAATTGCCGGACTCAATCTGGGCAGCCGGCCCGCCGCGCGCAAATCAACGCGACGGATTGAGGATTTAAGGGCGATTCCGTGGGGATTCTCATGGGGACAGTGCCGCTTGCTGCTGCCAGGCTGGTATGGTCTGGGCAGCGCCATTCACCAGTTTTTAGCGCACGACCCAGCCTTGAAGCAGGCACGTCTGGAAATGTTGCTGGAGATGCAGGCACACTGGCCGCTGTTTAATACCCTGATTAACAACGTCGATATGGTGCTTGCGAAAACAGACCTGATCGTGGCCCGCCATTATGCCCATTTACTGGCTGACAAGGCCTTGCGCGAAGAAATTTTCAGCCGCATTGCGCACGAACACAAACTGACCACCGACGCGGTCAATCTGCTACTGGGCACCACGCAACGTCTGGCCACTCAGCCGGTCATCGCCAAATCCATTCGCGACCGCTTGCCCTATCTGGATCCGCTTAATCACTTGCAGGTAGAAATGATACAGCGCTACCGCAATGGCGAAACCGATGAAAAACTTAAATGGGCCATCCCGCTGACCATTAACGGCATTGCTACCAGTTTGCGCAATACAGGTTAA
- a CDS encoding biopolymer transporter ExbD: MNFKRGSRDEELEINFIPLIDVLLVIIIFLIVSATFSRTSELQINLPTADANAPQEKPLTITVEVDASGRCLVNGKEANGAVVSDLSAALVEAGKAGPADKEPTIIINADGKASHQSVVNIMEASRMANYTHITFATQVNSH; this comes from the coding sequence ATGAACTTTAAACGTGGTAGCCGCGACGAAGAGCTCGAAATCAACTTTATTCCGTTGATTGACGTGTTGCTGGTGATTATTATTTTCCTGATCGTGAGTGCAACCTTTTCACGTACCAGTGAGTTGCAGATTAACTTGCCGACTGCGGATGCCAATGCCCCTCAAGAAAAACCATTGACCATTACCGTGGAGGTCGATGCCAGCGGCCGTTGCCTGGTGAATGGCAAAGAAGCGAATGGCGCCGTGGTGTCTGATTTGTCAGCCGCCTTGGTCGAAGCAGGCAAGGCCGGTCCGGCAGACAAAGAGCCGACCATTATCATTAATGCCGATGGCAAGGCCTCGCACCAGTCTGTGGTGAATATTATGGAAGCCTCCCGGATGGCGAATTACACACATATCACCTTTGCTACACAGGTAAACAGCCACTAA
- a CDS encoding MotA/TolQ/ExbB proton channel family protein, producing MWEIILAAGWPIWPLVIASVISFAIIVERFWALRASVVTPDQLLPEVQNWLKQGGVTRETLSRLEAHSLLGRVFASALANMGHSREVTKEAIEETGRAVAHKLEQYLPTLGTIATVAPLLGLLGTVIGMVELFGSFTNSGHDVAQFARGISVALYNTAAGIVVAVPSMIAYRYFKSKVDGFLVDMEQQAVKLVEIIHGDRG from the coding sequence GTGTGGGAAATTATTTTAGCGGCCGGTTGGCCAATCTGGCCTCTGGTTATCGCTTCTGTGATCTCGTTTGCCATTATTGTCGAGCGATTCTGGGCCTTGAGAGCTTCAGTTGTCACCCCGGACCAGTTATTGCCTGAAGTGCAAAACTGGTTAAAGCAGGGCGGCGTGACACGTGAAACCTTAAGCCGTCTCGAAGCACACTCTTTACTTGGTCGCGTCTTTGCCAGTGCGTTGGCGAATATGGGGCACTCACGTGAGGTTACCAAAGAAGCGATTGAAGAAACCGGCCGTGCGGTTGCACACAAGCTGGAACAATACCTGCCCACCCTGGGGACCATTGCCACTGTAGCGCCTTTGCTGGGGCTGCTGGGGACGGTGATCGGGATGGTCGAGCTGTTTGGCTCATTCACAAACAGTGGTCACGATGTGGCACAGTTTGCGCGAGGCATTTCGGTGGCCTTGTACAACACGGCGGCCGGGATTGTGGTGGCGGTGCCTTCGATGATTGCCTATCGTTATTTCAAGAGCAAAGTGGACGGTTTTCTGGTGGATATGGAGCAGCAAGCCGTTAAACTGGTAGAAATTATCCACGGCGACCGCGGATAA
- the coaD gene encoding pantetheine-phosphate adenylyltransferase, translating into MSKTRIAVYPGTFDPITLGHEDIVRRAAKLFDQVIVAVAGSTSKQTLFSLQERVALAESVFAGDNIRVVGFDGLLMQFVQSQGGQMVIRGLRAASDFEYEFQLAGMNRKLYPKLETLFMTPAEEFMFISSSLVREVARLGGDVNQFVSPGVERAIKQKLAIA; encoded by the coding sequence ATGAGTAAAACCAGAATTGCCGTCTATCCAGGCACCTTTGATCCCATCACCCTGGGGCATGAGGATATTGTGCGCAGGGCGGCCAAGCTGTTTGACCAGGTGATTGTGGCGGTGGCTGGCAGCACCAGCAAACAAACCTTGTTCAGCCTGCAAGAGCGGGTTGCGCTGGCAGAGTCGGTGTTTGCAGGCGATAACATCCGTGTGGTCGGCTTTGACGGCTTGCTCATGCAGTTTGTGCAGTCGCAGGGCGGGCAGATGGTGATCCGTGGCCTGCGTGCGGCCAGTGACTTTGAATATGAGTTTCAGTTGGCCGGCATGAACCGCAAGCTCTATCCCAAACTGGAAACCCTGTTCATGACCCCGGCGGAAGAGTTCATGTTTATTTCCTCCAGCCTGGTGCGTGAAGTGGCGCGCCTGGGAGGAGATGTGAACCAGTTTGTTTCACCTGGCGTCGAACGGGCAATCAAGCAAAAACTGGCGATCGCCTGA
- the gloA gene encoding lactoylglutathione lyase: MRILHTMLRVGDMQRSIDFYTGVLGMKLIRTQDYPDGEFTLAFVGYGNEYDHTVLELTYNYGKTTYDMGTAYGHMAIEVDDAYQACELVKAKGGKVVREAGPMKHGTIVIAFIEDPDGYKIEFIQKGTIEYPKHV; the protein is encoded by the coding sequence ATGCGGATTTTACATACCATGTTGCGCGTGGGCGATATGCAACGTTCCATCGACTTTTATACTGGCGTACTGGGCATGAAGTTAATCCGTACCCAGGATTATCCTGACGGCGAGTTTACACTGGCGTTTGTCGGCTATGGTAACGAGTACGACCACACTGTGCTGGAGCTCACCTACAACTACGGCAAAACCACTTATGACATGGGCACTGCCTATGGTCATATGGCAATTGAGGTGGACGATGCCTATCAAGCGTGTGAGCTGGTCAAGGCCAAGGGCGGTAAAGTGGTGCGCGAGGCGGGGCCCATGAAACACGGCACCATCGTCATTGCTTTTATCGAAGACCCGGACGGCTATAAAATCGAATTCATCCAGAAAGGGACGATTGAATATCCCAAGCATGTCTAA
- a CDS encoding CsbD family protein, with translation MNKDIFEGNWKQLKGKVKEQWGKLTNDDLDVIEGKRDQVAGKIQERYGITKDEAEKQLKAWEDKHRH, from the coding sequence ATGAACAAAGACATTTTCGAAGGCAACTGGAAGCAGCTTAAAGGCAAAGTCAAAGAACAATGGGGAAAACTGACCAATGATGACTTGGATGTGATCGAAGGCAAACGCGACCAGGTCGCAGGCAAAATCCAGGAACGCTATGGCATCACCAAGGATGAAGCTGAGAAACAGCTCAAAGCCTGGGAAGACAAACACCGCCACTAA
- a CDS encoding lipoprotein-releasing ABC transporter permease subunit translates to MKNDTFFSALARRLPYEFWIGWRYTRAKRNNHFISFISLTSMIGIALGVMALIVVLSVMNGFQDELRKRILGVASHIEVRSFEAGLPDWQHLQQQIEQIPAKAVASPITGVAPYIMAQGMLTHDEAVQGLLIRGVLPSQEGKVSDLATQMKIGKLTDLQPGQFNIVLGADLALALGVRVGDKVVLMAPQGQVTPAGLVPRIKQFTVAGIFQVGMYEYDAGLALIHLDDAAKLYRLGDQVSGLRLKLDDLFMADRVSRELVQALGPNYYVTDWTQQHANFFKAIQLEKRVMFIILALIVAVAAFNIVSTLVMAVTDKRADIAILRTMGATPQSIRKMFVVQGAMIGIIGTLSGAVLGVLLALNIETVVPWIEHTFNVQFLSKDVYYISDLPSKLMWSDVSAIVGLSILLSLVATLYPSARAASMNPAEALRYE, encoded by the coding sequence ATGAAGAATGACACCTTTTTCAGTGCGCTCGCGCGGCGCCTGCCTTATGAGTTTTGGATAGGCTGGCGCTATACACGCGCCAAACGCAACAATCACTTTATTTCGTTTATCTCTCTCACCAGCATGATAGGCATTGCCCTCGGTGTGATGGCCCTGATTGTCGTGTTGTCGGTCATGAACGGCTTTCAGGATGAGCTCAGAAAGCGTATTTTAGGCGTGGCTTCGCATATTGAAGTGCGTAGCTTTGAAGCCGGTTTGCCGGACTGGCAGCATTTGCAGCAGCAAATAGAGCAGATTCCGGCCAAGGCGGTTGCCAGCCCCATCACCGGCGTGGCGCCTTACATCATGGCGCAAGGCATGTTGACGCATGACGAAGCGGTGCAGGGCTTGCTGATTCGTGGCGTGTTACCTTCACAGGAAGGCAAAGTCTCTGACCTGGCGACCCAGATGAAAATTGGCAAGCTGACCGATTTGCAGCCAGGCCAATTCAATATTGTGTTGGGGGCAGACCTGGCGCTGGCGCTGGGCGTGCGCGTTGGCGACAAGGTGGTGTTGATGGCGCCGCAAGGGCAGGTGACTCCGGCGGGATTGGTGCCACGTATCAAGCAATTTACCGTGGCCGGGATTTTTCAGGTTGGCATGTATGAGTATGATGCGGGCCTGGCCTTGATTCATTTGGACGATGCGGCCAAGCTCTACCGGCTGGGCGATCAGGTTTCTGGCTTGCGCCTCAAGCTGGATGACTTGTTTATGGCCGACCGCGTCAGCCGCGAGCTGGTGCAGGCGCTGGGACCCAATTATTACGTCACTGACTGGACCCAGCAACATGCCAATTTCTTTAAGGCGATCCAGCTCGAAAAACGAGTGATGTTTATTATTTTGGCGCTGATCGTAGCGGTGGCGGCGTTTAATATTGTCTCTACGCTGGTGATGGCGGTAACTGACAAACGTGCGGATATTGCCATCCTGCGCACCATGGGCGCAACCCCGCAAAGCATACGCAAAATGTTTGTGGTGCAAGGCGCGATGATAGGCATTATCGGCACCTTGTCGGGGGCGGTGCTGGGCGTGTTGCTGGCCCTCAATATCGAGACCGTGGTGCCCTGGATTGAACATACTTTTAATGTGCAGTTTTTGTCCAAAGACGTCTACTACATCAGTGATTTGCCTTCCAAGCTGATGTGGTCAGATGTGTCGGCGATTGTGGGCCTGTCTATCCTGCTCAGTCTGGTCGCGACCTTGTATCCCAGTGCCCGTGCGGCGAGTATGAATCCGGCGGAGGCCTTGCGTTATGAGTAA
- the lolD gene encoding lipoprotein-releasing ABC transporter ATP-binding protein LolD, producing the protein MSNWVLQCQGLAKRYEALDTSVLTGVDLQLAAGDHVAIVGASGSGKSTLLHLLGGLDAPTHGEVQWLGKPLTRLSEVEKSAMRNQYLGFVYQFHHLLPEFSALENVAMPLLIRRMPRAQALEQAAHYLTQVGLAHRLQHTPGELSGGERQRAALARALVTQPRCILADEPTGNLDRQTAQQVFELLLQIQAQQGTALVVVTHDLSLAARMHQQYRLQDGRLQPLLPDAQGLADE; encoded by the coding sequence ATGAGTAATTGGGTATTGCAGTGCCAGGGCTTGGCCAAGCGGTATGAAGCGCTGGATACCTCGGTGCTGACCGGGGTCGACTTGCAACTGGCGGCAGGTGATCATGTGGCGATTGTTGGCGCTTCGGGCAGTGGTAAAAGTACCTTGTTGCATTTGCTGGGCGGTCTGGACGCGCCTACGCATGGCGAGGTGCAGTGGTTGGGCAAGCCGTTAACCAGGCTCTCCGAAGTTGAAAAAAGTGCCATGCGTAACCAGTATCTGGGCTTTGTCTATCAGTTTCATCACTTGCTGCCAGAGTTCAGTGCGCTGGAAAATGTGGCCATGCCGCTACTGATTCGTCGCATGCCACGGGCGCAGGCGCTGGAACAGGCTGCACATTATTTGACGCAGGTCGGTCTGGCGCATCGTCTGCAACATACCCCTGGTGAGTTGTCAGGCGGTGAGCGTCAGCGCGCGGCCCTGGCCCGTGCATTAGTCACTCAGCCACGCTGCATATTGGCCGATGAACCAACCGGCAACCTGGACCGGCAAACGGCACAACAAGTGTTTGAGTTACTGTTGCAGATCCAGGCGCAACAGGGCACTGCGCTGGTGGTCGTGACTCATGATCTGTCGCTGGCGGCACGCATGCATCAGCAATATCGTTTGCAGGATGGGCGCTTGCAACCCCTGTTGCCGGACGCACAAGGACTGGCTGACGAGTAG
- a CDS encoding DNA internalization-related competence protein ComEC/Rec2 yields MLPGATLGLLFGVWLFQQQAQLWSLPVWLGWLAALGLVALLANSRHIGGVRLTSAVRLFCRRLGCILLVAAIGFAWAQARAAWRLQTALPQACEQQPLKIQAVIVSVPARDARGQHVDVAVERTFNAHCPLPPRLRLHLYEQSYRHAPATSRNALPLLQAGERWQFTVKLKRPHATRNPHGFDYAAWCLANQIGAAGSIVSKAPMCKLQAMVWQPAAMVAHWRALVGERIQQVLGHSPASGVLRALVIGDDSQISRADWQLFVDTGINHLISISGLHITMLAGLGYLLTGWVWRQQPRWALYVPSTLAARVGGALVAVVYSALAGFSIPTQRTLWMLLTMLGMLSLRRQLPFSWILSVALWVVVVLDPWAVLAPGFWLSFGAVALLAFGMGGRLRPPSAWRAAVHTQSMITLAFVPILILLFNQVSLVSPFANALAIPLVSLGVVPLAIAGAMLPVDALLMLAAQLWQGLAWLLHWFSQLSWAVWYLPTPSLSAWLLAMLGMLVLLLPKGWPLRWFGLLLWLPLCLPAPSVLKPGDMRVTVLDIGQGLSVLVQTASHAMLYDAGPVYHEDSDAGQRIVLPYLRHLGLYRLDLAVVSHDDNDHVGGMASVLAGVPATRLLSSLGADAAFFAQLQAIPQAASMPHLTCQAGQHWQWDQVSFKVLYPLAQPETPLKDNDKSCVIQVISAHGSLLLTGDIEQYGEQRLLEQSGKNLASTVMTMPHHGSKTSSSPAFVQAVKPSIAIATVGYLNRFGHPKQAVLSRYEAIDSQRYRSDQHGAVMLDFTQGNHPTVLTWRQVEPHYWD; encoded by the coding sequence ATGTTGCCGGGCGCCACACTGGGATTATTATTCGGTGTCTGGCTGTTTCAGCAACAAGCGCAATTATGGTCGCTCCCGGTTTGGCTGGGCTGGCTAGCAGCCTTGGGACTGGTCGCGCTACTGGCGAACAGTCGCCATATCGGGGGTGTCAGGCTAACCTCAGCGGTTCGCCTTTTTTGCCGTCGGCTTGGCTGTATTTTGCTGGTGGCTGCCATCGGCTTTGCCTGGGCGCAGGCGCGCGCGGCCTGGCGCTTGCAAACGGCGCTGCCTCAGGCGTGTGAACAACAGCCACTCAAGATTCAAGCTGTGATTGTGAGCGTGCCAGCGCGCGATGCACGAGGCCAGCATGTGGATGTTGCCGTTGAGCGCACCTTCAACGCACATTGTCCGTTGCCCCCCAGGCTGCGCTTGCATCTCTACGAGCAGTCATATCGTCATGCCCCGGCCACGTCGCGCAATGCTTTACCATTATTACAAGCAGGAGAGCGCTGGCAATTCACCGTCAAGCTCAAACGTCCCCATGCCACGCGCAATCCGCATGGTTTTGATTATGCTGCCTGGTGCCTGGCCAACCAGATTGGCGCAGCGGGTTCTATAGTCTCCAAAGCACCGATGTGCAAGCTGCAAGCCATGGTCTGGCAACCCGCTGCCATGGTTGCGCACTGGCGAGCGCTGGTGGGTGAGCGAATCCAGCAGGTGCTTGGACACAGCCCGGCCAGTGGCGTCCTGCGCGCTTTGGTTATCGGTGATGATAGCCAGATCTCGCGTGCGGACTGGCAATTGTTTGTCGATACCGGGATTAATCATTTAATCAGTATTTCTGGCCTGCATATTACGATGCTGGCTGGCCTTGGTTATTTATTGACGGGCTGGGTGTGGCGGCAGCAACCGCGCTGGGCGCTATATGTGCCCTCCACACTGGCGGCCCGGGTGGGTGGGGCGTTAGTGGCGGTGGTTTATTCCGCCCTGGCCGGATTTTCCATTCCGACACAGCGCACCTTATGGATGTTGCTGACCATGCTAGGCATGCTCAGTCTGCGCCGCCAACTCCCTTTTTCCTGGATACTCAGTGTGGCACTCTGGGTGGTCGTCGTGCTGGATCCCTGGGCGGTGCTGGCGCCGGGTTTCTGGTTGTCTTTTGGCGCAGTGGCCTTGCTCGCCTTTGGCATGGGCGGACGCTTGCGTCCACCGAGTGCCTGGCGGGCCGCGGTGCATACACAGAGCATGATTACGCTGGCCTTTGTGCCTATCCTGATCCTCTTGTTTAACCAGGTGTCTCTGGTGTCCCCGTTTGCCAATGCTCTGGCGATTCCACTGGTTAGCCTGGGCGTGGTGCCACTGGCGATTGCCGGCGCTATGTTGCCGGTGGATGCCTTGTTAATGCTGGCAGCACAGTTGTGGCAGGGACTGGCCTGGCTATTACATTGGTTCAGCCAGTTATCCTGGGCAGTCTGGTATCTGCCTACACCGTCACTGTCTGCCTGGCTGCTGGCAATGTTAGGCATGCTGGTGTTGCTGTTACCCAAAGGCTGGCCATTACGCTGGTTTGGGCTGCTACTCTGGTTGCCTTTATGCTTGCCTGCCCCGTCAGTGCTCAAGCCAGGGGACATGCGCGTCACTGTGCTGGATATCGGCCAGGGCTTGAGTGTGCTGGTGCAAACGGCTAGCCATGCCATGCTTTACGATGCGGGGCCGGTCTATCATGAAGACAGTGATGCCGGTCAACGGATTGTGCTGCCTTATTTGCGCCACTTGGGCCTGTACCGGCTGGATTTGGCGGTGGTCTCGCATGACGATAATGATCATGTCGGTGGCATGGCCTCAGTGTTGGCTGGCGTGCCAGCCACACGCTTGTTAAGCTCACTGGGCGCAGACGCGGCTTTTTTTGCGCAACTGCAGGCGATTCCGCAGGCGGCAAGCATGCCACATCTTACTTGCCAGGCCGGACAGCATTGGCAATGGGACCAGGTCAGTTTCAAGGTGCTTTATCCTTTGGCGCAACCAGAAACTCCCCTTAAAGATAACGATAAAAGCTGTGTGATTCAGGTGATCTCTGCCCATGGCAGTCTGTTATTGACAGGGGATATCGAACAATATGGTGAGCAACGGTTGCTGGAACAGTCTGGAAAAAATCTGGCTTCTACGGTGATGACCATGCCGCATCATGGCAGCAAAACCTCCTCCAGTCCTGCGTTTGTCCAGGCGGTAAAACCCAGCATCGCGATTGCCACGGTGGGCTATCTTAACCGGTTCGGTCACCCCAAGCAGGCGGTGTTATCACGCTACGAAGCGATAGACAGTCAACGCTATCGCTCAGATCAGCATGGCGCGGTGATGCTGGATTTTACGCAGGGCAATCACCCAACGGTCTTGACCTGGCGCCAGGTTGAGCCGCATTATTGGGATTGA